A genomic segment from Pleurodeles waltl isolate 20211129_DDA chromosome 9, aPleWal1.hap1.20221129, whole genome shotgun sequence encodes:
- the LOC138259573 gene encoding amyloid-beta precursor protein-like yields the protein MTCRIPLTEDIKVAALVMLQHYIPHSYGPKPEERGLLLLQNAWLHQSFLCPPSELCVISLHLPGFLPNYPSSPSYPSVKSRLVPVLKFSHNEEEEGRELRVVVNTNDPEYEHVYTVEDYNEGPEEEGTESTLGDEVIIPTTTAEHERAKRETSEEDRCYLPMDEGTCSRYTLRWYYNQNVGECRPFIYSGCHGNLNKFDSQEDCDYWCKHKTAADSPQANGNEEVKKE from the exons ATGACCTGCAGGATACCTTTAACTGAAGACATCAAAGTTGCTGCTTTAGTCATGTTACAGCATTATATTCCTCACAGTTACGGGCCCAAGCCAGAGGAAAGG GGCCTGCTACTGCTGCAAAATGCTTGGCTTCATCAGTCGTTCCTGTGTCCTCCGTCTGAATTATGTGTTATATCCTTACACCTCCCAGGTTTTCTCCCCAACTATCCATCCTCCCCATCGTACCCGTCTGTTAAGTCACGTCTAGTCCCAGTTCTAAAGTTCTCtcacaatgaggaagaggagg GGCGTGAGTTGCGAGTGGTCGTGAATACCAATGACCCAGAGTATGAACATGTCTACACAGTGGAAGACTACAACGAGGGCCCAGAAGAAGAGGGAACTGAGAGCACCCTGGGTGATG AGGTGATCATCCCAACCACGACTGCAGAGCATGAACGGGCTAAGAGAGAAACCTCAGAGGAAG ATCGCTGCTACCTACCCATGGACGAGGGCACCTGCTCCAGGTACACGCTAAGATGGTACTACAACCAAAACGTTGGGGAATGCAGACCGTTCATTTATAGCGGCTGCCATGGGAACCTCAACAAGTTCGACAGCCAGGAGGATTGTGATTACTGGTGCAAACACAAGACAGCTGCAG